Proteins found in one Fulvitalea axinellae genomic segment:
- a CDS encoding SDR family oxidoreductase, translated as MDKMIVVTGGTKGIGKAIIERFVREGYAAATCSRNLEDLESLKKELGDKYPEAEIYAFRADLSQKQSCVEFVSFVNGLGKEIVSLVNNTGVYIPGQVHNEEDGRLEMMIDTNLYSAYYITRGIISGMIERKDGHIFNICSTASITPYANGGSYCISKYAMLGMTKALREEMKPHGVKVTAIMPGATKTASWDGVELPEERLMKSTDVADVIWASHSLSPSACVEEILLRPQLGDISDDEL; from the coding sequence ATGGACAAGATGATAGTCGTTACCGGTGGGACGAAGGGAATCGGTAAGGCAATAATTGAGCGGTTTGTACGGGAAGGTTACGCCGCGGCCACGTGCTCACGCAATCTGGAAGACCTCGAAAGCCTCAAAAAGGAATTGGGAGACAAGTATCCGGAAGCCGAAATTTACGCTTTCCGCGCCGACCTTTCCCAGAAACAGTCATGCGTAGAATTCGTTTCCTTCGTCAATGGCCTAGGAAAGGAAATCGTCTCTTTGGTCAATAACACGGGCGTTTACATTCCCGGACAGGTGCATAACGAGGAAGACGGCCGTCTGGAAATGATGATCGACACGAACCTTTACAGCGCTTACTATATCACCAGGGGAATTATCTCGGGGATGATCGAGAGGAAAGACGGGCATATTTTCAATATCTGCTCGACGGCAAGCATCACCCCATACGCCAACGGAGGTTCTTACTGCATTAGCAAATACGCTATGTTGGGCATGACCAAAGCGCTTCGTGAGGAGATGAAACCGCACGGAGTAAAGGTAACGGCCATTATGCCCGGCGCCACTAAAACGGCGAGCTGGGACGGCGTGGAACTGCCCGAAGAGAGACTGATGAAATCAACCGACGTAGCGGACGTTATCTGGGCATCCCACAGCCTTTCGCCCTCGGCCTGTGTGGAGGAGATCCTGTTGCGCCCGCAATTGGGAGACATCAGCGACGACGAGTTATAG
- the purB gene encoding adenylosuccinate lyase → MNLNSLTAISPVDGRYRRHTEALAPYFSEYALIKYRVHVEIEYFIALCELPIPQLPNFDKALFEKLRDVYRNFSEADAESIKAIERTTNHDVKAVEYFIKERFDEMGIPEYKEFIHFGLTSQDINNTATPMLLRDAIKDVFLKELDTVVEMIEARASEWGDVPMLARTHGQPASPTRLGKELHVFTERVKRQLELLETVPYSAKFGGATGNFNAHHVAYPNYDWKEFGDKFVSEYLGLVRSHPTTQIEHYDNLAALFDNLKRVNTILIDFARDVWQYVSAEFFKQKIKAGEVGSSAMPHKVNPIDFENAEGNLGIANALYEHLSAKLPISRLQRDLTDSTVLRNVGVPVGHALIALKSLQKGIGKLELNRQAIADELEANWAVVAEAIQTILRREAYPSPYEALKALTRVNSKITAETIAEFIDTLDVNDAVKAELKQITPSNYTGI, encoded by the coding sequence ATGAACCTCAATTCACTGACCGCCATTTCGCCCGTAGACGGCAGGTACCGCAGGCATACCGAAGCCTTGGCCCCTTACTTTTCGGAATACGCCCTGATCAAATACCGCGTGCATGTGGAGATCGAGTACTTTATCGCCCTGTGCGAGCTCCCGATCCCGCAGTTGCCCAACTTCGACAAGGCCTTGTTCGAAAAGCTCCGCGACGTCTACCGCAACTTCAGCGAGGCGGACGCCGAGAGTATCAAAGCCATCGAACGCACCACCAACCACGACGTAAAAGCCGTGGAGTACTTTATCAAGGAGCGTTTCGACGAGATGGGGATTCCCGAATACAAGGAGTTTATCCACTTCGGCCTGACTTCCCAAGACATTAACAACACGGCCACGCCGATGCTTCTCCGCGACGCTATCAAAGACGTGTTCCTTAAGGAGCTCGATACGGTGGTCGAAATGATCGAGGCCCGCGCCAGCGAATGGGGCGACGTGCCGATGTTGGCCAGAACGCACGGGCAACCGGCTTCGCCTACCCGCCTTGGCAAAGAGCTTCACGTCTTCACCGAAAGGGTAAAACGCCAGCTCGAATTGCTCGAAACCGTGCCTTACTCGGCCAAATTCGGCGGAGCGACGGGCAATTTCAACGCTCACCACGTTGCCTACCCTAACTACGACTGGAAGGAATTCGGCGACAAATTCGTAAGCGAATACCTTGGTTTGGTGCGCAGTCACCCGACTACGCAGATCGAACATTACGATAACTTGGCTGCGTTGTTCGATAACCTCAAGCGCGTAAACACTATCCTGATCGACTTCGCCCGCGACGTTTGGCAATATGTGTCGGCTGAATTCTTCAAACAGAAGATCAAGGCCGGAGAGGTGGGATCCTCGGCTATGCCACATAAGGTGAATCCTATCGACTTTGAGAACGCGGAAGGAAACCTCGGCATTGCCAACGCTTTGTACGAACACCTTTCGGCCAAACTCCCGATATCACGCCTCCAAAGAGACCTTACGGACTCTACCGTTTTGAGAAACGTGGGCGTTCCAGTAGGCCACGCACTTATCGCTTTGAAGTCTTTGCAGAAAGGCATCGGCAAATTGGAACTGAACCGCCAAGCCATCGCCGATGAGCTGGAAGCCAACTGGGCGGTAGTGGCCGAGGCTATCCAAACGATTCTTCGTCGCGAAGCTTACCCATCGCCGTATGAAGCGTTGAAAGCACTTACGCGAGTAAACTCGAAGATTACGGCCGAAACTATCGCCGAATTTATCGATACGCTGGACGTAAACGACGCCGTAAAGGCCGAGCTCAAGCAAATCACGCCGTCTAACTACACCGGCATCTGA
- a CDS encoding OadG family protein, with protein MEDMNMALTLMAVGMTTVFLMLFLVVTGGNAIIAFVNRFVPEEEAKVKPALSGAKGSSATSALDDIRKMAVLTAAVQQVTQGRGRITKVEIRK; from the coding sequence ATGGAAGACATGAATATGGCGCTCACTCTTATGGCAGTGGGAATGACGACCGTTTTTTTGATGCTATTCCTGGTAGTGACCGGAGGCAACGCGATTATCGCGTTTGTCAACAGGTTTGTGCCTGAGGAAGAAGCCAAGGTTAAGCCTGCTTTGTCGGGGGCTAAGGGAAGCTCCGCAACCTCTGCTCTGGACGATATTCGCAAGATGGCGGTACTAACGGCCGCCGTACAGCAAGTAACCCAGGGACGGGGACGGATAACCAAAGTGGAGATAAGAAAGTAA